The proteins below are encoded in one region of Lactuca sativa cultivar Salinas chromosome 3, Lsat_Salinas_v11, whole genome shotgun sequence:
- the LOC128132876 gene encoding uncharacterized mitochondrial protein AtMg00810-like, with protein sequence MVDDFARLMTNKFHMNMNREINFFLGLQVKQISQGIFIHQEKYTSELLKNYSMDNCSSAKVPMEFGYEISTVPSGVPVDHKTYRGIIGCLMYLTASRPDIVFATGVCARYQADPKVSRMTAAKKILRYLKGSKSLGLWYPACNDFSLQAFTDADHVGCKLDRKSTSGGCQFLGGRLVCWSSRK encoded by the coding sequence ATGGTGGATGATTTTGCTAGGCTCATGACTAACAAATTTCACATgaacatgaatagagagattaatttctttctaggacttcaagttAAACAGATTTCTCAAGGAATCTTCAtccatcaagaaaaatatacctcTGAGCTGCTGAAGAATTACTCAATGGATAACTGCTCTTCGGCTAAGGTGCCCATGGAATTCGGTTATGAGATTTCCACGGTTCCTTCAGGAGTACCTGTTGATCACAAAACTTATAGAGGCATCATTGGCTGTCtcatgtatctcactgctagtcGTCCGGATATAGTTTTTGCAACGGGTGTATGCGCAAGGTATCAGGCTGATCCAAAAGTATCTCGTATGACCGCAGCCAAAAAGATTCTAAGGTACCTAAAAGGAAGCAagtctcttggtctatggtatccCGCATgcaatgacttcagtcttcaagcatttacaGATGCGGATCATGttggatgcaaacttgatcgaaagagtacatctggtggatgtcaattcttGGGAGGAAGACTTGTCTGCTGGTCCTCACGAAAATAA